taacaacggcccagtgaaatcccacaacgtggggtctggagagggtaaagtgtacgcagaccttactcctaccagggtaggacgactgtttccgagagaccctcggctcaaacaTCTACAATAAGAATATAAACACAAAAAGAACAACTTTAGACCATGCGTAGAGCTCTAATTTGACATTCTAGCCACACATAGTGAATCTTATCTCCAAACAACCCCACCTAACCTACTCCTCCAAAGTCCAACCTGAACAAGAAGCCAAAGGGGGAAAGAAAATCCTATGGCATTTCAACATCTTCTTTAAACTTATGGACAAGAATTCTAAAGTAAACATCAAGACTACagacaaaaaaaattctttaattgTCTGTTACTCAGCATATACTAATCATCCATTGACCTATAACCAAAATGCAGCAACACCATCTATCTCCTGGGGATTGGACTAGTCTGATCCAAGACATAACAAGTAATACAGACTAACGCAAATAACAAGGCACTGTTGGATTTCTCAAAAGTTATATCCTTCAAAATACTCCAATTCAGCAACTTATCATCTCATGCAACTCTGTCCTGACTCCCGCCCACAACCCCTTCTTCCTCTCGCAAGGTACAACCACACAAAAAATAGCGGATGTTACAAGCACAACAGACAAGAATACAAGACAGCTCCAAGACCAACAGTTCAATATTTTACTATGAAATGAAAACAATGCAAACCAGCACTACACTCTtctatttgcataatttgataaTAGAATAGATTTGGAAACTACCTCCAAGAAATCAGCAACAGTAGCTTAAGAGGTTAGTTCTGAACAATAACATCAATATGTCATGAAAAATTCATACACATCTGCACTAGAAGCTATTTTGCTTGTTGCATCACTTCGGTACTCAATATTGTTTAAGTTGGTGATAATGATTATGCATAATATTTTCCATGTTGACTTGCCAGCATGCACACAATTTAACATAAGAATTTTGCACCGAAATGAGATTTCACATGAAAACAAGAAAGCATATGCAACATAGATGAAATTCAAGCTATAAAAGTAATCAAGCCTACCTACAAGCAGAGACAAGTATATTAATAAACTTCAAAAAGAAGGATGAAGCTTACTTGCGCGTTCATGATGATAAAGAAGTCTTCCCAGTcacatgtatttttttttcaagaagcCATTGGGCCTAAACTTGAATCCACGTTCGGAAAGTTAGTGACTGGACAAGTTCAGCCTCACCCCAAATTAAGAAACTTTACATTATCACTGACTTAAATAATGATTTGATATGGTGTAATCAGGACCAACCCATACTTACAAGTGAATGCAAATTACAATCTTAAGATTGCTATATTTGCACAATAGTTAGCCGCCACCGACATCTACACAAAGTCATACAGTCGAAGCACATGCCAATCTTAAGATTGCTTGTACTCACAATAGTTATCAGCCACGAGCCATGTAACTGTATGTAAGAAAAGGAGTCGGGTAATGCAAAGTCTCCCCGAGTAGAAGTTCCTTACTAAGGTGATAACAACAGATTTGTCAAGCTAAGACAAGTCATCTAAAAACCGATCTCAAGCAGAAAGTTGCAAATGCATTAGAAGACATTCATCTGAACAAAAGCATCACTCATGACAAAAAAGCTATAGAGGATTAAAGGAGCAAAGAAAATCAAACAGAGTGGATGGTCTTaagaagagttttttttttccctttttggaTAAGTAGGTATTCGAAAGAGATAACTGACAGGAGTAAAATTAAATGGATGAACATGCTCATCTTAAAAAACATCCGATCAAGAAAAGAAATTTTCAACATCCTAATGTTGGCAGGCAGAACAGAGTGCCAGCCACCAAGGcaacaaaatgaaaaattaaacaACTGCTGCTGGGAATTAAAATATTGAAGTCTAAACATATATTGTCACGGACTACAAAAAGGTACCAAGTAAACCTCTGCAAAGGCCCCAGGGATATACAAGTAAACAAACAAAACGCATTGGCGGTCTGTAATGGTACCCTCTATGTAAGTCTACCTGATTGTCACAAACTTGTTGGTACCATGCTTCGCCCAGTGAGTCCTCAGATCAATTGGATTAGCAAAATTGTATCCTTCCGCAGCAAGTTTCTCCAAAACCTTCTTGAATGCACCCTGGCTCATTTTTCTTCCAGCAATCCTTGCTCCACGTCTTTTAGTACTCATTGGAAGTGGATACATTGATATACTAGTGGTGCAACAAGCTGACTGCCAGCCACCACATCCCCATCGATAGCATTGCTGAGGAGCACCAGTGCAGGAACAAACTGGTATAGGAATGACAGAAATGTCCATATCAATTCCATTTATTACAATGTCCATGCTCTTCTTTGCTGGTTTTGCTCGTTGAACAGAGGGGTTGCCATTTTCCTTAGGTGCAGATGAGGCTTTCTTTGACTTCTTCGCTTTGGGAGCTTTAGGAGTGGCACCACCAGTCTTTCTCTTTGAAGGACCACTTTCTTTCTTAACACTTGGTTCCTCTGCATTCACCCTCACATCCTTAGTTGTATCAGGTTGTTGTACCATTTGCATGGAATTACTTGCAGAAGCATCAGggagaactgaagtataagcaTTCCCCGGAAACATATGAAGAAATTTGTCTCTGTGATTTATCCAACTGTCCCTTACATAATCAATGTGAGATAAAGGAGCTTCTGGAATGATAGAATCCCGAGAATGGAACACCCCATTAGCACCAAGCATAATTGGGTTCTCACGCCTAGTAAGGTAAGGTTTCGTATCTCGATCAACCACCGATGACATCAGCTGAAGACCTAGATGCCCTTTAAGGGAAGGTTCATAATAACCCCAGTTCCTCATGTTCAATCCGTCGTCATCCATCAATAAACTACAGATGAATGCAAACATCACCACTTAACATTAACTTTATTGCCACAATTAGAAATGACCAACAAAAATGCATCAAATTCCTAATCTCCATATACTTCAAAGACCCAGATTAGGAATATATCTAACATAACAAAACCATCAAGATTTGAAATGGAATAGGAAATAACAAACACAAGTCAACCAAGCATAATATGAGCAGATCCAGAAACCCAACGCTAAATGACAGTAGCAAATCAATCAAATCTACCCACACCCATGGCCAACATTCCAATTCAGATGCAAATTCATCAACCTTACAATAGCAATAAAATGTATAACTGGAAAATTTAACAAATCACCATAATCCCAACTCAAATATTTGAACCCAAAACAAATTGGGCACCCAAAACTCCTCAAATTCAACATTGCAGCCACTATAAATGAAAACCCACAAATAAAGTTGGAATCTTTTGGAGTTTCCAGATCAAATTTTTGATAACCCCAACACAAATATTTGAACCCACAACAAAATTGGgcacccaaaactcatcaaattCAACACTGCACCCACTAGAAACAAAAATCCACaaataaaattacaatcttTTGAGTTTCCAGATCAAATTTTTGATAACCCCAACAAAAGATTTTGAATCCACAAACAAAATGatcacccaaaactcatcaaattCAACATTTCAGCCACCAGAAACAAAAACCCACAAACAAAATTAGAATCTTTTGGGTTTCCAGATCAGTTATGAAGCAATTAAATACAATCTTGATAAATCAAAAAATCCCCAACACAAAAATCTACTCAAAATCAACATGGATGAAATCccacaaataaaaatagaatctTTATGGTCTCCAACACAGATCTGACAGAAATAAGATGCACAAAAACAGATCCAAGATTAAGCTaccaaaaattatcaaaatgaaATTGATAACTTGACatgcaaatattttttttcaaaaaaaaatcaaataaggaAAGAGATAAGAGGTATAAAGAAAAAagtccatttttttttaaagaaagagatatagagagagagaaagagaaaggcagggagaacaagagagagaaaaaaacttACTTGTTGGTAAACAAATCTTAGGGTTTTTTTTTGCCTTCAGGAGAGAGACAGAGGGGAGAGGAGAGAGAGAACCGAaggagagagaaaggaagagagagaaagggagagAGATGACAGAAACCCCTTTAATTtaagaaagagagaagagagagaccattttatgattttttttttcaacttccaa
This sequence is a window from Solanum dulcamara chromosome 10, daSolDulc1.2, whole genome shotgun sequence. Protein-coding genes within it:
- the LOC129870502 gene encoding protein BASIC PENTACYSTEINE2-like; translation: MDDDGLNMRNWGYYEPSLKGHLGLQLMSSVVDRDTKPYLTRRENPIMLGANGVFHSRDSIIPEAPLSHIDYVRDSWINHRDKFLHMFPGNAYTSVLPDASASNSMQMVQQPDTTKDVRVNAEEPSVKKESGPSKRKTGGATPKAPKAKKSKKASSAPKENGNPSVQRAKPAKKSMDIVINGIDMDISVIPIPVCSCTGAPQQCYRWGCGGWQSACCTTSISMYPLPMSTKRRGARIAGRKMSQGAFKKVLEKLAAEGYNFANPIDLRTHWAKHGTNKFVTIR